A genomic region of Lates calcarifer isolate ASB-BC8 linkage group LG9, TLL_Latcal_v3, whole genome shotgun sequence contains the following coding sequences:
- the si:ch211-243g18.2 gene encoding keratin, type I cytoskeletal 18: MTSSMSVRSFSMSRQPSFSSRSLMDTSRARSRASVSFAAASPLARSASISQDLNGSISLQLNGLHGNSTNEKEAMQSLNSRLANYLDKVRSLERSNADLEMKIKQLMLDRIPKGHDLDSMMAQAHAVEQEVRKKTLENARLMLEIDNAKLAADDFRIKWETELVMCQSVERDCVALKKAKTDHEQIIASLRGDLDSLKEELYFLKKNHEEELEQMKSRIARDEVNVEVDSASGPELGTILADLRSQYEGIVKKNKEQAEQWYRKKLETVQNEVRESNEALRGAQSELTERQRFLQTLEVELESLHKQIAALEGNLGETGQKYSAEMERLQAILNQLEDDLSQLRLDMQRTKTDYEQLLRIKQNLEMEIATYRRLLEGEETVKEVPPPPKKEPDVRTRKIVKVVTQTMVNGKVVDESSEVEQIEETKK, translated from the exons ATGACCTCCAGCATGTCGGTGAGGAGTTTCTCTATGAGCCGTCAGCCCTCCTTTTCCAGTCGTTCCCTGATGGACACCAGCCGTGCTCGCTCCCGTGCTTCGGTCTCTTTTGCGGCAGCCAGCCCTCTGGCCCGTTCAGCTTCCATCAGCCAGGATCTCAACGGGTCCATCAGCCTCCAACTTAATGGCCTGCACGGCAATAGCACCAACGAGAAGGAGGCTATGCAGAGCCTCAACAGCCGTCTGGCCAACTACCTGGACAAG GTGCGGTCACTGGAGCGCTCCAATGCAGACCTGGAGATGAAGATCAAGCAGCTGATGCTCGACCGCATTCCCAAAGGCCATGACCTCGATTCCATGATGGCCCAGGCCCATGCTGTTGAGCAAGAG GTGAGGAAGAAGACTTTGGAGAATGCTCGTCTCATGCTGGAGATCGATAATGCTAAACTGGCTGCTGATGACTTCAGAATCAA GTGGGAGACTGAGCTGGTGATGTGTCAGTCTGTGGAGCGAGACTGCGTTGCTCTAAAAAAGGCCAAGACCGACCACGAGCAGATCATTGCCTCTCTGAGGGGAGATCTGGACAGCCTGAAAGAAGAACTTTACTTCCTCAAGAAAAACCATGAGGAG gaacTTGAGCAGATGAAGTCTCGTATTGCCAGAGATGAGGTGAATGTGGAGGTGGACTCTGCCAGTGGACCAGAGCTGGGCACCATTCTGGCCGACCTACGTTCCCAGTATGAGGGGATAgtcaagaagaacaaggagcaGGCAGAGCAGTGGTACCGCAAAAAG CTGGAGACGGTGCAGAACGAGGTGAGGGAGAGCAACGAGGCTCTGAGAGGAGCCCAGAGCGAGCTGACCGAGAGGCAGCGCTTCCTGCAGACCCTAGAAGTGGAGCTGGAGAGTCTGCACAAACAG ATTGCAGCGCTGGAAGGTAACCTGGGTGAGACGGGTCAGAAGTACTCTGCTGAGATGGAGCGGCTGCAGGCCATCCTGAACCAGCTGGAGGATGACCTCTCCCAGCTCAGGCTTGACATGCAGCGCACCAAGACCGACTATGAGCAGCTCCTCCGCATCAAGCAGAACCTGGAGATGGAGATCGCCACCTACAGGCGCctgctggagggagaggaaac AGTGAAAGAAGTTCCTCCTCCACCAAAAA AGGAGCCTGATGTTCGCACCAGAAAGATTGTGAAGGTGGTGACTCAGACGATGGTTAACGGCAAAGTGGTGGATGAATCGAGCGAAGTGGAGCAGATTGAGGAGAccaagaaatag
- the rbp4l gene encoding retinol binding protein 4, like: protein MGSSKLALLLVFVSCVERCLSASCVVDSFSVKEDFDPKRYAGKWYALQKKDPEGLFLQDNISAEYTIDDDGSMTASSKGRVTLFGFWVVCADMAAQYSVPDPATPGKMFMNYQGLASYLSSGGDNYWVIDTDYDNYAITYACRTLKDDGSCEDGYALVFSRNPRGLPPAIQRVVRQKQEDICMVGQFQPVLQSGAC from the exons ATGGGATCCTCTAAGCTGGCCCTGCTCCTGGTCTTTGTGTCCTGCGTGGAGcgctgtctgtctgcttcctgCGTTGTCGACAGCTTCTCAGTCAAAGAGGACTTTGACCCCAAGAGG TATGCAGGGAAGTGGTACGCGCTGCAGAAGAAAGATCCAGAGGGCCTGTTCCTGCAGGACAATATCTCAGCTGAGTACACCATCGATGATGACGGCTCCATGACTGCCTCCTCTAAGGGACGTGTCACTCTGTTTGG CTTCTGGGTGGTGTGCGCTGACATGGCTGCCCAGTACTCTGTCCCTGACCCTGCTACCCCTGGCAAGATGTTCATGAACTACCAGGGACTGGCCAGCTACCTGTCCAGTGGAG GTGACAACTACTGGGTGATCGACACCGACTATGACAACTACGCCATCACCTACGCCTGCCGCACCCTGAAAGATGACGGCAGCTGTGAAGATGGCTACGCCCTTGTTTTCTCCAGGAACCCCCGTGGCCTGCCTCCCGCCATCCAGCGCGTCGTGCGTCAGAAGCAGGAGGATATCTGCATGGTCGGACAGTTCCAGCCTGTCCTGCAGTCTGGAGCCTGctaa